A genomic region of Papaver somniferum cultivar HN1 chromosome 7, ASM357369v1, whole genome shotgun sequence contains the following coding sequences:
- the LOC113298609 gene encoding uncharacterized protein LOC113298609: MLTHGQDPDVVRWGLNLLEGDPFSNSGYCGTVTQNDIVYYEGNYGNENHYDTQQHSNVEINHYDTQQCSNVENDEIIAHTLQEELSQLAVAEAAGSSSHVEEANFQASILAQDWLGPSTHYTSVHENVQEEGNDVGPSSSCSSPEGKPYNGEDWFSTLELTDESGLDGEVGKRLYQMVPIPHVPKINGEIPSVDEATSDHQRLLDRLQLYDLIELKVQGDGNCQFRALSDQFYRSTEHHKFVRQQIVNQLKSQREMYEGYVPMEYGDYLKKMSKSGEWGDHVTLQAAADSYGVKIFVITSFKDTCYIEIIPSVQKSTRVICLSFWAEVHYNSIYPEGDVPAFETKKKRRWRIFGNKH; the protein is encoded by the exons ATGTTAACCCACGGGCAAGATCCTGATGTTGTACGTTGGGGCCTAAATCTTCTTGAGGGTGATCCCTTTTCTAATTCTGGGTATTGTGGAACTGTGACTCAAAATGACATTGTTTACTATGAAGGGAACTATGGAAACGAAAATCATTATGACACTCAGCAGCATAGCAATGTAGAAATTAATCATTATGACACTCAGCAATGTAGTAATGTAGAGAATGATGAGATTATAGCACATACTCTTCAAGAAGAACTATCACAACTAGCAGTTGCAGAAGCAGCTGGATCATCTTCTCATGTAGAGGAGGCTAATTTTCAAGCATCCATTCTTGCTCAGGACTGGCTTGGTCCATCCACACATTATACTTCTG TGCATGAGAATGTCCAGGAAGAGGGAAATGATGTGGGGCCTTCTAGTTCATGTTCTAGCCCAGAAGGAAAACCGTATAATGGGGAAGATTGGTTCTCTACACTAGAGCTAACAGATGAATCTGGTCTTGATGGTGAAGTAGGGAAGAGGTTGTATCAGATGGTTCCCATTCCT CATGTTCCTAAAATCAATGGGGAAATACCATCAGTTGATGAAGCGACTTCAGATCATCAAAGGCTGCTTGACAG atTGCAGCTGTATGATTTGATTGAGCTTAAGGTTCAAGGAGATGGTAACTGCCAG TTTCGGGCATTATCTGATCAGTTCTATCGAAGTACTGAGCACCACAAGTTTGTCAGGCAGCAAATCGTTAATCAG CTGAAGTCTCAGCGAGAGATGTACGAAGGATATGTTCCTATGGAGTATGGTGACTACTTGAAGAAGATGTCCAA GTCTGGCGAATGGGGGGATCATGTCACTTTGCAGGCTGCTGCAGATTCG TATGGAGTTAAAATATTTGTCATAACATCTTTTAAGGATACCTGTTACATCGAGATTATCCCTAGTGTTCAGAAATCAACTCGAG TTATCTGCTTGAGCTTTTGGGCTGAGGTTCACTATAACTCCATATATCCGGAAGGAG ATGTTCCAGCATTtgaaactaaaaagaaaagaaggtggCGGATCTTTGGAAATAAGCATTAG